A region of Curvibacter sp. AEP1-3 DNA encodes the following proteins:
- a CDS encoding response regulator, whose translation MTAFVLGLTGYHLWRLRSQAIDNGLLNAAQLASALEEHLTQTLSVMDVSLVQQGEASFSPTSAEKLTRNARYIRSISLVDESGLVLDSSVATNIGVRFDKSIVLPKSDGPLPLLRIGPLMDGRDLSGARPVAQDALAPPQSIIPVLRDLPQPSGGYASMVATLNPDYFLNYYDRHLNLADGEVALMRMDGSLLLSTAERFKPNAHIDPAIMALLDKSVSGRLRQTDPQKNAQLSAYRVSRDFPVVLVVKLNEDRVLDDWLKEVRNTLTVVFVILSIALLTSAAYFLRLIRLRHEHDMRVQDLDNQKYALDQHAIVSITDTAGRITYANERFCAISGYALDELLGQPHSILRSNQHDKEFYKHLWLSITGGNVWHGELCNRNKNGDLTWFQTTIVPLTDIDGRIQQYIGIRTDITERKRIEASLVSAKATAEEANEAKSQFLANMSHEIRTPMNGVLGMAGLLLDGELNPEQKSFARNIVHSGEALLALINDILDLSKIEAGHMEFEALAFSIAPLVQSVTTVMQIKANEKGLAFRVQIPQEAHDAYIGDSHRIRQVLFNLLGNAVKFTTQGEVSLHVAPTPTGLRFEISDTGIGIPESALNKLFSKFVQVDTSTTREFGGTGLGLVISKKLVEGMQGSIGVQSSQGVGSLFWFELPLVKAPTKLDAPSAPMTGKIGTVAEVKGQSQEAGAGKILVLLVEDHPINQKLATVLLQRMGFQVDLAKDGAEAVLAAESRSYDLILMDVQMPVMNGIEATEKIRAGSGPNKTTPIVALTANAMQSDKDACFAAGMNDFLTKPFTKEGLSQVMDRHLHRVE comes from the coding sequence TTGACGGCATTTGTACTGGGGCTGACCGGCTACCACTTGTGGCGCCTGCGGAGCCAGGCTATCGATAACGGCTTGCTCAATGCTGCGCAATTGGCCAGCGCATTGGAGGAGCATCTGACACAAACGCTCAGCGTAATGGATGTCAGTCTTGTTCAACAAGGAGAGGCTTCCTTTTCACCTACATCCGCAGAAAAACTTACGCGCAACGCACGATACATCCGCTCCATCAGTCTTGTGGATGAAAGTGGCCTCGTGCTTGATAGCTCAGTGGCTACCAACATCGGCGTTCGCTTTGACAAGAGCATTGTGTTACCTAAGTCCGATGGCCCCTTGCCCTTGTTACGCATCGGCCCGCTGATGGATGGGCGGGATTTGTCCGGCGCACGTCCCGTGGCACAAGATGCCTTGGCTCCGCCCCAATCCATTATTCCGGTGCTTCGAGACCTTCCGCAGCCTTCAGGTGGCTATGCCTCCATGGTAGCCACTCTAAATCCGGACTACTTTCTCAATTACTACGACCGCCACCTGAACCTTGCCGATGGCGAAGTTGCGTTGATGCGCATGGATGGGAGTCTGCTGCTCAGTACGGCAGAGCGATTCAAACCCAATGCCCATATCGACCCGGCCATCATGGCTTTACTGGACAAGTCCGTTTCAGGTCGCTTGCGACAAACCGACCCACAAAAAAACGCCCAACTTAGCGCCTACCGTGTATCCCGCGATTTCCCAGTCGTACTGGTAGTCAAGCTCAATGAAGACCGGGTACTGGACGACTGGCTTAAAGAAGTACGCAACACCTTGACGGTGGTGTTTGTCATTTTGTCCATCGCTTTACTGACAAGCGCAGCGTATTTCCTTCGGTTAATCCGTCTGCGACACGAGCACGATATGCGTGTTCAGGACTTGGATAACCAGAAGTACGCGCTCGACCAGCATGCGATCGTCAGCATTACTGACACAGCTGGACGCATCACTTATGCCAATGAACGCTTTTGTGCCATTAGCGGATATGCCCTGGATGAGTTGCTGGGCCAACCCCACAGCATTTTGCGGTCGAACCAACATGACAAGGAGTTCTACAAGCATCTCTGGCTGAGTATCACTGGCGGGAATGTTTGGCACGGTGAGCTTTGCAACCGTAACAAGAATGGTGACCTCACATGGTTCCAGACCACAATTGTTCCGCTCACGGACATAGATGGCCGGATTCAACAATACATTGGCATTCGTACAGACATCACGGAACGCAAACGAATCGAAGCCTCACTGGTGAGCGCCAAGGCCACTGCAGAAGAGGCCAACGAAGCGAAAAGCCAATTTCTCGCCAACATGAGCCACGAGATCCGTACTCCCATGAATGGTGTGTTAGGAATGGCCGGTTTGCTCCTTGATGGTGAGTTAAATCCAGAGCAAAAATCTTTCGCACGCAATATCGTGCACTCAGGGGAGGCGCTCCTTGCTCTGATCAATGACATTCTGGATTTGTCAAAGATTGAAGCGGGGCATATGGAGTTTGAGGCGCTAGCCTTTTCGATTGCTCCACTGGTTCAGTCTGTTACCACAGTCATGCAAATCAAAGCCAATGAGAAGGGACTCGCGTTTCGAGTACAGATTCCTCAAGAAGCTCATGATGCCTATATTGGCGACAGCCATCGCATCCGACAGGTACTTTTCAATTTACTGGGCAATGCAGTCAAGTTCACAACGCAAGGTGAGGTCTCGCTGCATGTTGCTCCCACTCCAACAGGCCTGCGGTTTGAGATATCAGATACCGGCATAGGTATTCCTGAATCAGCCTTGAACAAACTTTTTTCAAAGTTCGTACAAGTGGATACTTCGACGACCAGAGAATTCGGCGGAACTGGCCTAGGCCTGGTGATCTCCAAAAAACTAGTGGAGGGAATGCAAGGCAGCATAGGAGTGCAGAGCAGTCAAGGCGTGGGCAGCCTCTTTTGGTTTGAACTGCCACTTGTCAAGGCTCCAACAAAGCTGGATGCACCAAGTGCCCCAATGACCGGAAAAATCGGGACTGTTGCGGAAGTCAAAGGTCAATCGCAAGAAGCAGGTGCGGGGAAGATTTTGGTCTTGTTGGTTGAGGATCATCCGATTAACCAGAAGCTAGCTACGGTGCTGCTACAGCGCATGGGCTTTCAAGTAGACCTTGCGAAAGACGGTGCTGAGGCGGTACTTGCAGCAGAAAGCAGGTCCTATGACCTGATTCTGATGGACGTCCAAATGCCTGTCATGAATGGAATTGAAGCCACCGAAAAAATTCGCGCTGGCTCAGGTCCGAACAAGACCACTCCAATCGTGGCACTGACCGCAAATGCAATGCAATCGGACAAAGACGCCTGTTTCGCAGCTGGGATGAATGACTTTCTTACCAAACCATTTACCAAGGAAGGTCTCTCTCAGGTGATGGATCGTCATTTGCACCGAGTTGAATAA
- a CDS encoding (2Fe-2S)-binding protein, whose amino-acid sequence MQVQLKVNGKPTTVDVPPHTLLVQVLREHLHLTGTHVGCDTAQCGACTVIKDGRSIKSCNVLAAQANGSDITTIEGLAKPDGTLHPMQAAFKECHGLQCGYCTTGMVMSAVDLCTHHPKASAGEIRELLEGNICRCTGYQNIVKAVQQGQAAMANT is encoded by the coding sequence ATGCAGGTTCAGCTCAAGGTTAATGGCAAGCCCACCACGGTGGACGTACCCCCCCATACATTGCTTGTTCAGGTGCTGCGCGAGCACCTTCACCTCACCGGCACCCACGTGGGCTGTGACACCGCGCAGTGCGGTGCCTGCACGGTAATCAAGGACGGGCGCAGCATCAAGTCCTGCAATGTGCTGGCAGCGCAGGCCAATGGCTCCGATATCACCACCATCGAAGGGCTGGCCAAGCCCGACGGCACCCTGCACCCCATGCAAGCCGCCTTCAAAGAGTGCCATGGCCTGCAATGCGGCTACTGCACCACCGGCATGGTGATGAGCGCGGTCGACCTGTGCACCCACCACCCCAAGGCATCGGCCGGCGAAATCCGCGAACTGCTGGAAGGCAACATCTGCCGCTGCACCGGCTACCAGAACATCGTCAAAGCCGTGCAGCAGGGTCAAGCTGCCATGGCTAACACTTAA
- a CDS encoding formylglycine-generating enzyme family protein encodes MRNLWLLTLLWMLAGSMARAANDDMQAIRGFSIDRTEVSIAQFARYVQATGVVTTAESAGGGSTYEGGWVQRKGWTWRTPYGVPANDREPAVHITFNEAKAYCQWAGKRLPSDAEWMEAAYTERRIAPTAGFLKDTRYPYPTGISPEGANCLGDCGAINTLEAYSGGLVTSRGRGHVLTGTTRAGVNGLWDMGGNVWEWTNNGDAASADADRPTRGGSWWYGAAQMHLDHLQSKPASTAVVYIGFRCAKSLP; translated from the coding sequence ATGAGAAATCTATGGCTGCTCACACTTCTTTGGATGTTGGCTGGTTCCATGGCCAGGGCGGCGAATGACGACATGCAGGCCATAAGAGGTTTTTCGATTGACCGGACCGAGGTGAGCATCGCGCAGTTTGCGCGCTACGTTCAAGCCACCGGTGTAGTGACCACAGCCGAAAGTGCGGGAGGCGGAAGTACCTATGAGGGTGGTTGGGTGCAACGCAAAGGTTGGACTTGGCGCACTCCATATGGTGTTCCTGCAAACGACAGAGAACCCGCGGTGCACATCACGTTCAATGAGGCCAAGGCATATTGCCAATGGGCGGGGAAGCGGCTTCCCAGTGACGCCGAATGGATGGAGGCGGCCTACACCGAACGCCGGATCGCACCAACAGCTGGATTCCTGAAGGACACACGGTATCCGTACCCAACAGGTATCAGCCCTGAAGGCGCCAACTGCCTGGGCGACTGCGGGGCCATCAACACTCTCGAAGCTTATTCCGGTGGCTTGGTCACTTCCAGAGGTCGCGGCCATGTCTTGACTGGAACTACGCGAGCTGGCGTCAATGGCTTATGGGACATGGGCGGCAATGTTTGGGAATGGACCAATAACGGTGATGCCGCGTCAGCGGATGCTGACCGTCCAACGCGCGGAGGCTCCTGGTGGTACGGGGCGGCCCAGATGCATCTCGACCATTTGCAATCCAAACCGGCCTCCACTGCAGTGGTTTACATCGGTTTCAGGTGTGCAAAAAGCTTGCCTTAA
- a CDS encoding ABC transporter permease, with amino-acid sequence MNLSFWRLGWRTLWRDVRSGELRLLILAVTLAVAALTAVGFFADRLQGGLQRDARQLLGGDAVISSDNKPPAAFEERARALGLQVVHTLGFPTMARASDAQGAAAKLVALKTVEAGYPLRGTLRISPAPDTPDTPTKDIPAPGQAWVDAALLDAIGIQVGDPILLGDVQLKVSAILVIEPDRGGGFMNFAPRVMLNEADIAATGLIQPASRLNYRMAVAGPEAAVKTYVQWADAQVKTNVRGVRVESLQSGRPEMSQTLDRANKFLSLVALLAALLSAVAVALAARAFAANHLDDCAMLRVLGLSQRTIASAYAFEFALVGLFASLLGVAVGFGVHYLFVALLAGLVDAALPAASLWPALLGVGMGLTLLMAFGLPPVLQLAQVPALRVIRRDVGNLRPASLGVLAVGVAGFAALLLTVSSDLTLGLIAVGGFAGAVLVFASLSWVAVKLLRKSVNETTAPRWLVLATRQISARPAYTVVQVSALSVGLLALVLLVLLRTDLISSWRKATPPDAPNRFVINVMPEQSDAFQKALTDKGVAKFDWYPMIRGRLVAVNDKAVSPDDYTEDRAKRLVDREFNISHSAKNPQHNIIVGGQWTEEEAGAISVEEGIAKTLNLKLGDSLRFDIGGVQTEAKITSLRKVDWGSMRANFFVMFPVSTLKDVPSTYMGAFKAPETKGFDNALVREFPNITNVDMTSTINQVQRVLDQVIRAVEFLFGFTLAAGLVVLFAAVTATREDRAREFAIMRAVGAGSSLLRQVQRTELAGVGLLAGFLASIVAAVVGWALARFVFEFDWTVQLWVPLVGALAGAVLALAAGWWGLRDVLRRPVVETLRRAAS; translated from the coding sequence ATGAACCTCTCTTTCTGGCGCCTGGGTTGGCGCACCTTGTGGCGCGATGTGCGCTCCGGCGAGCTGCGTTTGCTCATCCTGGCGGTCACCTTGGCCGTGGCGGCTCTTACCGCGGTGGGCTTTTTTGCCGACCGGCTGCAGGGCGGCTTGCAGCGCGATGCGCGCCAGCTGCTGGGCGGCGATGCCGTCATCTCCAGCGACAACAAGCCACCGGCAGCTTTTGAGGAGCGGGCCCGCGCACTCGGCCTGCAGGTGGTGCACACCTTGGGCTTTCCCACCATGGCCCGCGCCAGTGACGCGCAGGGCGCGGCAGCCAAGCTGGTGGCGCTCAAAACGGTAGAGGCCGGCTACCCGCTGCGCGGCACCTTGCGCATCAGCCCGGCACCTGACACCCCCGACACCCCGACCAAAGACATTCCTGCTCCCGGCCAAGCTTGGGTGGACGCCGCCTTGCTGGACGCCATCGGCATCCAGGTGGGGGACCCGATTCTGCTGGGTGATGTGCAGCTCAAGGTGAGCGCCATTCTGGTGATTGAGCCAGACCGTGGCGGCGGCTTCATGAACTTCGCGCCCCGTGTCATGCTCAACGAGGCGGACATTGCGGCCACCGGGCTCATCCAGCCCGCCAGCCGCTTGAACTACCGCATGGCGGTGGCCGGCCCGGAAGCTGCCGTAAAAACTTATGTGCAATGGGCTGATGCCCAAGTAAAAACCAACGTACGTGGCGTGCGGGTGGAGTCGCTGCAAAGCGGGCGCCCCGAGATGAGCCAGACGCTGGACCGTGCCAACAAGTTCTTGAGCCTCGTCGCACTGTTGGCCGCTTTGCTCAGCGCCGTAGCCGTGGCCTTGGCCGCGCGCGCCTTTGCCGCCAACCATTTGGATGACTGCGCCATGCTGCGCGTGCTGGGCCTCTCCCAGCGCACCATCGCCAGCGCCTATGCCTTTGAGTTTGCGCTGGTCGGCCTGTTTGCCAGCCTCTTGGGCGTAGCTGTGGGCTTCGGGGTGCATTACCTGTTCGTGGCTTTGTTGGCGGGACTGGTAGATGCCGCTTTACCTGCAGCATCGCTGTGGCCGGCATTGTTGGGCGTGGGCATGGGCCTCACCCTGCTCATGGCCTTTGGCCTGCCGCCCGTGCTGCAGCTGGCTCAGGTGCCGGCGCTGCGCGTGATCCGCCGCGATGTGGGTAACTTGCGCCCTGCATCTCTGGGTGTGCTGGCCGTGGGCGTAGCCGGCTTTGCGGCGCTGCTGCTCACCGTGAGCAGCGACCTGACGCTGGGCCTGATTGCCGTGGGCGGCTTTGCCGGTGCGGTGCTGGTGTTTGCATCGCTCAGCTGGGTGGCAGTAAAGCTGTTGCGCAAGAGCGTCAACGAAACCACCGCCCCACGTTGGCTGGTGCTGGCGACGCGGCAGATTTCGGCTCGGCCCGCCTATACCGTGGTGCAAGTAAGTGCCCTTTCGGTAGGCCTGTTGGCGCTGGTGCTGTTGGTGCTTTTGCGTACCGACCTGATCAGCAGCTGGCGCAAGGCCACGCCGCCGGATGCGCCCAACCGTTTTGTCATCAACGTGATGCCCGAGCAGTCCGATGCGTTCCAGAAAGCCCTGACCGACAAGGGCGTGGCCAAGTTCGACTGGTACCCCATGATCCGCGGCCGGCTGGTGGCGGTGAATGACAAGGCCGTGTCGCCCGACGACTACACCGAGGACCGTGCCAAGCGTCTGGTGGACCGCGAGTTCAACATTTCTCACAGCGCCAAAAACCCGCAGCACAACATCATTGTGGGCGGCCAATGGACGGAAGAAGAGGCCGGTGCCATCAGCGTGGAAGAGGGGATCGCCAAAACCCTGAACCTCAAGCTGGGCGACAGCCTGCGCTTTGACATTGGCGGGGTGCAGACCGAAGCCAAGATCACGTCGCTGCGCAAGGTGGACTGGGGCTCCATGCGTGCTAACTTCTTTGTGATGTTTCCGGTGAGCACGCTCAAAGATGTGCCCAGCACGTACATGGGGGCCTTCAAAGCGCCAGAGACCAAGGGCTTCGATAACGCGCTGGTGCGCGAATTCCCCAACATCACCAACGTGGACATGACCAGCACCATCAACCAGGTGCAACGCGTGCTGGACCAGGTGATCCGTGCGGTGGAGTTCTTGTTCGGCTTCACGCTGGCAGCGGGCCTAGTTGTGCTGTTTGCCGCAGTGACTGCCACCCGTGAAGACCGGGCGCGCGAGTTCGCCATCATGCGGGCCGTGGGCGCGGGCAGCAGCCTGCTGCGCCAAGTGCAACGCACCGAGCTGGCCGGCGTGGGTTTGCTGGCGGGATTTCTGGCGTCCATCGTGGCAGCTGTTGTTGGCTGGGCGCTGGCGCGCTTTGTCTTTGAGTTCGACTGGACCGTGCAGCTCTGGGTGCCGCTGGTAGGCGCGTTGGCCGGTGCCGTGTTGGCGCTGGCCGCCGGCTGGTGGGGGCTGCGCGATGTGCTGCGCCGTCCGGTCGTCGAAACCCTGCGCCGCGCCGCGAGCTGA
- a CDS encoding sigma-54-dependent Fis family transcriptional regulator, protein MLQTLIDVAEQRLRHISTARQAMLLEGRALPAPLSSPWIERSWQRCLNDGLRPHERLSFDMVPKAALQRIEEANQTLLSVARPLLGRLGQAIADTRYFAILTNADGVVVDVSGHIDRSDRRADVIARVGVDLSERRVGTTAIGAALSEMRPVWLHRGEHFFDDNAAYSCAGAPLFGPDGACIGMLDLTGIDAIERPELRHLVARTASKIENALVLAKPHCLLLRLNWPGNSLGGDGDGMLCLDGDGWVTAANTTASTMLAGLQRSHGETVHANDLFGLPYQALFDAAKRQEPLPDVPLWSGLHIQVLAIHSANEALTVPATGRPAGASAVPLKDMETALIRKTVEQCRGNVSEAAKTLGISRATVYRKLGRQA, encoded by the coding sequence ATGTTGCAAACCCTGATCGACGTTGCCGAGCAGCGCCTGCGCCACATCAGCACGGCACGCCAAGCCATGCTGCTGGAGGGGCGTGCCCTGCCCGCGCCCCTGTCGTCGCCATGGATTGAACGCAGCTGGCAGCGCTGCCTGAACGATGGCTTGCGCCCCCACGAACGCCTGAGTTTTGACATGGTGCCCAAGGCGGCCCTGCAGCGGATTGAAGAAGCCAACCAGACCCTGCTCAGCGTGGCGCGCCCTTTGCTCGGCCGCTTGGGGCAGGCCATTGCCGACACCCGCTACTTCGCCATCCTGACCAATGCAGACGGCGTGGTGGTGGATGTGAGCGGTCATATCGACCGCAGCGACCGTCGGGCCGATGTGATTGCCCGCGTGGGGGTGGACTTGTCAGAACGGCGCGTAGGCACTACGGCCATAGGCGCCGCCTTGAGCGAGATGCGCCCGGTGTGGTTGCACCGCGGCGAGCACTTTTTTGATGACAACGCGGCCTACAGTTGCGCGGGGGCCCCGCTGTTCGGACCGGATGGCGCCTGCATCGGCATGCTGGATCTCACTGGCATTGATGCCATTGAGCGCCCCGAGCTGCGGCACCTGGTGGCCCGCACCGCCAGCAAAATTGAAAACGCCCTGGTGCTGGCCAAGCCGCACTGCCTGCTGCTGCGCCTGAACTGGCCCGGCAACAGCCTGGGCGGCGATGGCGACGGCATGTTGTGTCTGGATGGTGACGGTTGGGTGACAGCCGCCAACACCACCGCGAGCACCATGCTGGCCGGGCTGCAGCGCAGCCATGGCGAGACGGTACATGCCAACGATTTATTCGGCCTTCCCTACCAGGCCTTGTTTGATGCGGCAAAACGCCAGGAGCCGCTACCCGATGTACCCCTGTGGAGCGGCTTGCACATCCAGGTACTGGCGATTCACAGCGCCAACGAGGCACTGACAGTGCCTGCAACCGGCCGGCCTGCAGGCGCGTCTGCGGTGCCACTGAAAGACATGGAAACCGCACTGATCCGCAAAACCGTGGAGCAGTGCAGGGGCAATGTATCGGAGGCTGCCAAAACGCTGGGCATCAGCCGCGCCACTGTCTACCGCAAGCTGGGCCGCCAGGCGTAA
- a CDS encoding xanthine dehydrogenase family protein molybdopterin-binding subunit, with product MGASDFSKLPHIGESVRRKEDYRFLTGAGQYTDDITMERQTYAVFVRSPHAHANINSIDVAAAKAMPGVVEVFIGKDLEGKMGGLPCGWLITDVDGQPMKEPPHPVLALGKARHVGDQVAMVIAETLEQAKNAAEAVVVDYDALPAVVDVRDAATGPQLHEQAPNNHCYKWGLGDKAAVDAAFATAAHITKLDLTNNRLVPNAMEPRAAIGTYNRATEEYVLHVANQNPHVERLLMTAFVLGLPEHKVRVIAPDVGGGFGSKIYLYAEDVALTWASKQINRSIKWTCERSESFLTDAHGRDHVSHAEMAMDKDGKFLAMRVHTDANLGAYLSTFSTAVPTILYATLLAGQYTCPLIHVEVDAWFTNTAPVDAYRGAGRPEATYLLERLVTRCGWELGLSQEEIRKRNFINSWPYQTPVALTYDAGDYLGCMTKAQALGDTAGFEARKAASKAKGKLRGIGYSSYIEACGLAPSNIAGALGARAGLFECGEVRVHPTGSVTVFTGSHSHGQGHETTFAQVVAARLGIAVDAVDIVHGDTGRVPFGMGTYGSRSISVGGAAIMKALDKIETKAKKIAAHLMEASDADVEFANGEFTVKGTDKKVTFGQVALTAYVPHNYPLDKLEPGLNETAFYDPTNFTFPSGTYICEVEIDPMTGKTRVDKFTAVDDFGTIINPMIVEGQVHGGLVQGIGQALLENCVYDKETGQLLTGSFMDYTMPRADDFPEFKIDNICTPCTHNPLGTKGCGEAGAIGSPPAVINAVLDALREVGVKDFDMPASPHRVWEAIQSAKA from the coding sequence ATGGGTGCATCAGATTTTTCCAAGCTTCCGCATATTGGTGAGTCCGTCCGCCGCAAGGAGGACTACCGCTTCCTGACCGGTGCCGGCCAGTACACCGACGACATCACCATGGAGCGCCAGACCTATGCGGTCTTTGTGCGCAGCCCGCATGCACATGCCAACATCAACAGCATCGACGTGGCCGCTGCCAAAGCCATGCCTGGTGTGGTGGAAGTGTTCATCGGCAAGGACCTCGAAGGCAAGATGGGCGGATTGCCCTGCGGCTGGCTGATCACCGATGTGGACGGCCAACCCATGAAAGAGCCACCCCACCCGGTACTGGCACTCGGCAAAGCCCGCCACGTGGGCGACCAGGTGGCCATGGTGATTGCCGAGACCCTGGAGCAAGCCAAAAACGCTGCCGAGGCTGTGGTGGTCGACTATGACGCACTGCCTGCCGTGGTGGACGTGCGTGATGCCGCCACCGGCCCGCAACTGCACGAGCAGGCACCCAACAACCATTGCTACAAATGGGGCCTAGGCGACAAGGCTGCGGTCGACGCCGCCTTTGCAACGGCCGCCCACATCACTAAGCTGGACCTGACCAACAACCGACTGGTGCCCAACGCCATGGAGCCGCGCGCGGCCATCGGTACTTACAACCGCGCCACCGAAGAATATGTTTTGCATGTGGCCAACCAGAACCCGCACGTTGAGCGCCTGCTGATGACTGCCTTTGTGCTAGGTCTGCCCGAGCACAAGGTGCGCGTGATTGCGCCCGATGTGGGTGGCGGCTTCGGCTCCAAGATCTACCTGTATGCCGAAGACGTGGCCTTGACCTGGGCCTCCAAGCAAATCAACCGTAGCATCAAGTGGACTTGCGAGCGCAGCGAATCTTTCCTCACGGACGCGCACGGCCGTGATCACGTAAGCCACGCCGAAATGGCGATGGACAAGGACGGCAAGTTCCTCGCCATGCGGGTGCACACCGATGCCAATCTGGGCGCCTATTTGTCGACCTTCTCGACCGCAGTGCCCACCATCCTCTATGCCACGTTGCTGGCCGGTCAGTACACCTGTCCGCTCATCCATGTGGAAGTGGACGCCTGGTTCACCAACACCGCACCGGTTGATGCTTACCGCGGCGCTGGACGCCCTGAGGCGACCTACCTGCTGGAGCGCCTGGTAACCCGCTGCGGCTGGGAGTTGGGCCTGTCCCAGGAAGAGATCCGCAAACGCAACTTCATCAACAGCTGGCCCTACCAGACCCCGGTTGCTCTGACCTATGACGCTGGCGACTACCTGGGTTGCATGACCAAGGCGCAGGCGCTAGGTGACACCGCCGGTTTTGAGGCCCGCAAGGCAGCCAGCAAGGCCAAGGGCAAGCTGCGCGGCATCGGCTACTCCAGCTACATCGAAGCCTGCGGCCTCGCACCCAGCAATATCGCAGGCGCCTTGGGCGCCCGCGCCGGCTTGTTTGAGTGCGGCGAAGTGCGTGTGCACCCCACTGGCAGCGTGACCGTGTTTACCGGCTCCCACAGCCACGGGCAGGGGCACGAAACCACTTTCGCGCAGGTGGTGGCAGCACGCCTGGGTATTGCCGTAGACGCGGTGGATATCGTGCACGGTGACACCGGGCGCGTGCCATTCGGCATGGGCACCTATGGCTCTCGCTCGATCTCGGTGGGTGGTGCGGCCATCATGAAGGCGCTGGACAAGATCGAGACCAAGGCCAAGAAAATTGCGGCCCACTTGATGGAAGCCAGCGACGCCGATGTGGAGTTTGCCAATGGCGAGTTCACCGTCAAGGGCACCGACAAAAAGGTGACCTTCGGCCAGGTGGCGCTTACTGCCTACGTGCCCCACAACTACCCGCTGGACAAGCTGGAGCCGGGCCTGAACGAAACCGCGTTCTACGACCCCACCAACTTCACCTTCCCCAGCGGCACCTACATCTGTGAGGTCGAAATCGATCCCATGACCGGCAAGACCCGCGTGGACAAGTTCACCGCGGTGGATGACTTCGGCACCATCATCAACCCGATGATTGTGGAAGGCCAAGTACACGGTGGTCTGGTGCAGGGCATCGGCCAGGCGCTGCTGGAAAACTGCGTGTACGACAAAGAAACCGGCCAGCTGCTGACCGGCTCCTTCATGGACTACACCATGCCCCGGGCAGACGATTTCCCTGAGTTCAAGATCGACAACATCTGCACGCCTTGCACCCACAACCCCTTGGGCACCAAGGGCTGCGGTGAAGCAGGCGCCATCGGCTCGCCGCCGGCAGTTATCAACGCGGTGCTCGATGCGCTGCGCGAAGTGGGCGTCAAAGACTTTGACATGCCCGCCTCCCCCCACCGCGTGTGGGAAGCCATTCAGTCGGCCAAGGCTTAA
- a CDS encoding group II truncated hemoglobin, which produces MQIQEPNAKTPFEWIGGEPVIRSMVDRFYDLMDLEPGYAALRAAHGSSLDKARDHLFWFLCGWMGGPDYFVERFGHPRLRARHMPFKIGILERDQWLACMDQSMGDTGIDLVLRERLKTSFFQTADWMRNVGA; this is translated from the coding sequence ATGCAGATTCAAGAACCCAATGCCAAAACCCCGTTTGAATGGATAGGGGGCGAACCCGTGATCCGCAGCATGGTGGACCGCTTCTACGACCTGATGGACTTGGAACCCGGCTACGCCGCCTTGCGCGCGGCGCACGGCAGCTCGCTGGACAAGGCGCGCGACCACCTGTTCTGGTTTCTGTGCGGCTGGATGGGCGGGCCCGATTACTTTGTGGAGCGCTTCGGCCACCCGCGCCTGCGCGCACGGCACATGCCGTTCAAGATCGGCATTCTTGAGCGTGATCAGTGGCTGGCCTGCATGGATCAGTCCATGGGAGATACGGGTATAGACCTGGTGCTGCGCGAGCGCCTCAAGACCTCGTTCTTCCAGACCGCTGACTGGATGCGCAACGTAGGCGCCTGA